The sequence ATACTGATATTTTGTGGGGAAAACAACTGAATATTTGTTCTACCTCCAAAATCTTTGCTAGTTTTCTGCTGTTTTTGAGCTCCAGTGAGGCCTTGTAGATGTACTCATATCCTATTTTCATCTCCTCAGTTTTCTCCTGCAGCACACTTTTAAAATGCAGACTCTTCAGACGGGTCTTATACTCAGGTACGGACAACATCTGGAGacaaatgcacacaaacacataaataactACTTTAAAAACTGATCCATGTATAACAGCCTCCCCCTTCCTCCCAAAAGAATATCAATCGTTAATTTGCATTGTTACCTGTAAGACAAACTGATCTGGCTCACTAAGCTTGCTAGGGTTATCAGCATACTGTGCATATTGCTTGACCTCTTCATCATCAGGTGCATACAGTAGTAGCTGCTTGATGTGTGCTGGCTCCAGGCGATTGGTCGACATTGTCATTAGCACCTGACGCAGCTCACCTGGTGACAGCTTCAGATGGGCAATCAAGATGGCTAAATGGAGGGTGGAACAGAGAGTCACAATATAACACAGCAATCTCTGGAACAGCAATCTACTCATTAGTACAAGCTAAAAGAAGACCTACATAGAATTAGATCAGCAGACAGACCAGCTGAGCTTAACACTGATATAACCACACTGTGACTTAAAAATTAAAGGCAGCTGAAACGTGATTGATATCAACAAGCACAGTGTACAGACTGACACAGAATATCTGACAAAAATAAGacaattttagtttttttcctgttctaCTCACACGCATTGTAGGCTTTCTTATGCGAAAGAATCTCAATCACATCTTTTCTTTTGAATGTCTCCGGCTGAGGTGCAGGTTCTGGAATAGAGACTGCAACAAAGTCAAAGAATTAGAGTGTGTTCTCAATGTGAAATGGAGATATacatgagtgagtggttgatgAGTGCACAGATGCATGGGTAGACTGACACACAGTTAGATGAGTGGTGTGCCCAAAATATCATCATCACTTCTTAACggaaaacaaatccaaatatcAATGGTTACTGTTATTCTGTAAGAAGAATACAAAAACAATCCCATTTCTACcttaagaagaaaataaaatgagggTAAAAACATCCCCAACAAACATGTAACTCATTCATAGTCACAGAAACCAAATGATTTTAAAGCAGCATAAAGATGGCTACATAGCTAGTAAGCTAGAAATGGAACTTCCATTCAGGGCATTATGCTGTAATTCGACTCTTACAACCAGGAAAAGGCTATCAAATAATCCCCCTGAACATAAATTTCAGCTTGTCAACTCCCAGCTCCTTCTGGTTTATGGAGTGATGTTAAATCAACATGGCCACTCAGTGAAAAAGTCCCTCTTCTTTACTTTTAAATGAGTTTACAGCAGCATTGTATTTAGATGCATTCTGTGTTCTGAGGTGGTAATTCACATTATCGTCGAAGGTGTACTGAAGTTTCAGTACAAAATGTAAGAAAGTTTTAAGTTTGCTACAGGTGAACAGAAACAATAGCCTCGCAGGCCTGTAAAAGTACTTTATATGTTCTGACAGACCACTTTGCATGTTAAATGAACCAAAGTGggaaattatattattacagCTTGCAAACTAACTTTAACAAGGCATCACAAATGTTGAAGCGGAGGGATTTCAAGATGTATGGGTGTTTTCTCTGGCTTTAACTTGTTGGAACTTGGTAATAACAATTGAGCTTGGGTCAAAAGCAGCAATAGTAGTTGATTTCAATCTAAAAAAGCCCCAGTTTATGTGTTAGGTGCTTTCACTCAGACAGTTCACAcagacatgaacacacacacacacaaacacaaacacaaacacacacacacacacactttactcactTGGACTCTTCTGTGTGCCAAAATGCAATTCCAAGTCCAAATATTTTACCATGTCACTGAGCTTGTCATAATCAGAGTCTTCTCCCAACTGCAGTAAAGAAAACATACCAATGCTAACACTTTCAGGTCATAGTTATATTTTAGTCCTAACtggtatgtttatttttatttggagTTTTATACTTGCTAATATTTAGTCATTGTTATGCATGTTACATGAATGCAGGGGTCTTAatacaaaatgtttattatttcccATAAGCTGCCCATCTCATGTGCAGAATGCAGAATATAGGTGATGCCACTTGGGTAGGCTGAGCACAACTTAACCCCTATATCTTAGGGGCTGAAGCTTCAGAAACAATAAGAAACAACTTACCTGTCCCCAGATAGTTCCTTCAGAGTTCTCAACTTGTTCCCAGCGTAGCCTCTTTACATTCATGTGACTGGAGTCTGATTTATTTGGTGAGGACCGGGGCAAGGGAGGGGGCACACAGGGAGGTGGCaaaggtggaggtggaggaggctCCATAGGAGATACCTCTTGAGGCTGGGACTGAGGTTGAggctgtgtgtgagattgaACTTCATGGTGATGCTGATGGCGTTGGTGCTGAATGGGATGAGGACTCTGTCTGGCTTGGGATGTAGGGTGGACTGGATGTGACTGATGGTGCTGCTGTgactgctgctgttgctgctgctgctgttgtgttTGCTGTTGTGATATTTGCTGATGTGGAGGCAGAGGCTGGAAGGTAGAGAGGATCTGGGTCTGGTGAGGTTGCTGGGGCTGGTGGATGACATGGTACTGAGGAGCAGATTGGACAAGCTGGGTCTGATGGATGTGCTCGATCTGATGAATGTGATGAGGTTGGTGGATAAGTGGGGAAGGTTGGTTTGGTTGGTAGACATGATGAAGCTGATGAACTTGGTGTTGACTGGGATAACCTGACTGAGGTTGTGGCGTCTGTTGAGTTTGGCGAATAGCCTGGGGGTTTGGTTGAGACACATGGGCCTGATGAATTTCAGCTCTCCTTTCAGCTCTCTCAGACCTTTCCATCCGTTCCATCCGCTCCATCCGTTCCATACGTTCTAAACGTTCCATTCGTTCTAAGTGTTCAATCCTCTCCAATCTATCCAGCCTATCCATGGAGCTTGATAGGTGAACTTGATGACTTTGTTGATGACTAAGGGGGGTCTGATGACCTGGATGCATTGGCTGAGGCTGGTAAACCTCATAAATATGTCTATCAGACAGTTCCATTCTCTCAATTTTGTCAAGCCTGTCCATGGAGCTAGATAGTTGAGTCTGGTGGGTATTATGAGTTTGGTGGCTTTGATGCATTTGACGGCTCTGTTGAGCTTGATGAAGTTGGTGACTGTGCTGACCCTGATGACTCTGATGAATTTGATAAACCTGTTGATCTTGTTGATTTTGTTGAGCTTGGTGATGCATTTGGTACATCATATGGCTATGGACGGCAGACGGAGATATGTCTGGGGAAGGCAATGGAGGCAAGGACTGGTGCATCTGCTGTATGGGGTGCTGGGAGTGCCCACTTGTTGGTTGGACTGGTAGAGACTGGGCTTCCTGGATAACCTGATGGACCATAAACTCCTCCCGTGCAGGAAGCACCTTGTTAAAAGACTGTCGCTTTGGAGGTGGATTGGCCCTAGGAgggggtggaggtggaggtccTGGGTGTCGGCGAAAAGTTAACTGTCGGGGTGTTTGATCAGGAGTGAAATTGGTAGAAGGTTGTGGATCATTAAACTGAACAGGAGGTGGGGGAGGTGGGgtgagaggtggaggtggaATGTGCTCAGAGCTGGATGAGTATGTGAGGGAACTTGCATCCTCACTACTACTATGCATCTCACTGGCACTACTGAGCTCAGGAGGGATATAAGGgccttcatcttcctcctcatcttcatcctctaTTTCCTCATCCTCTTCGTCTTGGAGGGTCATCTGGACCACATCCTGGGGTTGCCATCAAACAGATTGGCACACAGCTTTAAATTTCTGCAATTAACCACTTTGCACTTTGAAGAGTAAAATTACCTGTGTTTAATGAATTCCTACATAGTTAAACTAAATCTACTTTAACTTTGTGGGTGTAAATTTAACCATTTAAAATGGCGATAACattacagaaacaacaacaatcataGTGACACTAATGTAAAACAATAATAGACTGAATGCTACACTTCTGTCAGATCATCAGACACATACCTCTTCGTAATCATTTTCTGGAGACAAAAAGTCATCAACAGATAGCTGCTGACCAAGCTGCTCTGTAAGGGCCTCCATGAACAGGTCTGTGTCAGCACTTCGGGGGGGACGGGAAAACGTGTAACGCTTCTTCCGGATGGGAGGACTAGGCTGGTAGTCCGGAGGGCTCGGCGGATAATCAGGgggagatggtggtgataatggcGGGCTGTCCAGGCTAATGTAGGGGTTAGACTCTGCAGTCCCCTGGGATGGAAGCTCTTGAGGATAGCACAGGCCCTGGGGACTGGGCAAGGGCTCAGTCCATAAGGGTtggggaggtggaggaggaggagggggaggctGGACTGATGTTAGTTTACGACTGCCTGTGAagtgatggggaaaaaaacacattttttgaaGCATTCATCAATTATTAATTACTAATAATTGAactatgggttttttttggctgGTTTTGTTTACCTGAACTAGCCCGtacagaaggagaagaagatttAGCTCTGACAGACTGGATAGATGGGTGAGGGTAGATGTCAATCAATGTTTCGGGGGCAGGAGGAGGGCGGCTCTTCAGAGATTTAGACCTCTTGCCTACATGCACATTCTCCAGCTCAGCATATACAGCAGAGAGCTATCGAAAGAGAAGGTTtggataaatataaatgcaaatataCTCAAATCAATTAGCAAGATAGACTACAGAGCACAAGAAATTCAAAAAGGCAGTGTCAAATATATATTCTATTGGACAAACACGTTTTTATTCTGATCTCAAGAAGTGGGCAATAATCCACTGGGTAAATTTCCGTGATTAAGTTAAAACAACTACAGTCTGCTATTACTTTGCTCACATTAGTGAGGTTGTTGGGTGTCTCTGGTAGAGATGTCCCATCTCCAGACTGTCTTTCTCCAGGAGCAAGTCTCATTGAAGTCAACTCAACAGGCTCAGTACGGATCCCTGTCAATAACAAGTCATCCACATTTTAAATATCCAGGTTCTCAGTTACATTAAAATGTGTATGACAAATAAGTTCATGACAATGTTAGTGAAGATTATATAGCCTGACACTTTCAAAAAGTCGAGTTCAATGAAATTCACACAGTAAGGTGTAACTAATTCTTTTAAGTTATATGAACATagtagaaataaattaaatagcaaaaacagaggaaaaggaaggaaaatttaacatttacacTGTTCGATTTAATTGAATGAGAGCATACAATGGCAGCTTAATGTTTTACCCATTCCCAGGTGAGTGCCAATGACCAGATCATCTGAACTACGACCTCTCACACTGCTCCGGTAGGTGGTGCCCGTCAC comes from Hemibagrus wyckioides isolate EC202008001 linkage group LG02, SWU_Hwy_1.0, whole genome shotgun sequence and encodes:
- the grid2ipa gene encoding delphilin isoform X3, producing MNCCRIFIPKKHRQRFDEVVSQSLISRLRGRSFSEHRQSGLRRSRSEDHPERLLVSTRASSVPRTAHEDGVIPPSRGLRKTTSLIAGHSGAISNRRTVRVYKGNQSFGFTLRGHAPVWIDSVIPGSPAEKAGLKPGDRILFLNGLDMRNCAHEKVVAMLQGSGAMPSLVVEDGPPAFVLAEPEVLEASPRSRSPVLSSLQWVAEILPPSIRVHGRTFSQQLEHLLTLQERYTICKSLEAFFQHRNVDTLIVDVFPILDTPAKQVIWQFIYQLLTYEEQEHCQSKISRFLGYKVTLPVAEPEPPAPEPHRRSSSMKVTGTTYRSSVRGRSSDDLVIGTHLGMGIRTEPVELTSMRLAPGERQSGDGTSLPETPNNLTNLSAVYAELENVHVGKRSKSLKSRPPPAPETLIDIYPHPSIQSVRAKSSSPSVRASSGSRKLTSVQPPPPPPPPPQPLWTEPLPSPQGLCYPQELPSQGTAESNPYISLDSPPLSPPSPPDYPPSPPDYQPSPPIRKKRYTFSRPPRSADTDLFMEALTEQLGQQLSVDDFLSPENDYEEDVVQMTLQDEEDEEIEDEDEEEDEGPYIPPELSSASEMHSSSEDASSLTYSSSSEHIPPPPLTPPPPPPVQFNDPQPSTNFTPDQTPRQLTFRRHPGPPPPPPPRANPPPKRQSFNKVLPAREEFMVHQVIQEAQSLPVQPTSGHSQHPIQQMHQSLPPLPSPDISPSAVHSHMMYQMHHQAQQNQQDQQVYQIHQSHQGQHSHQLHQAQQSRQMHQSHQTHNTHQTQLSSSMDRLDKIERMELSDRHIYEVYQPQPMHPGHQTPLSHQQSHQVHLSSSMDRLDRLERIEHLERMERLERMERMERMERMERSERAERRAEIHQAHVSQPNPQAIRQTQQTPQPQSGYPSQHQVHQLHHVYQPNQPSPLIHQPHHIHQIEHIHQTQLVQSAPQYHVIHQPQQPHQTQILSTFQPLPPHQQISQQQTQQQQQQQQQSQQHHQSHPVHPTSQARQSPHPIQHQRHQHHHEVQSHTQPQPQSQPQEVSPMEPPPPPPLPPPCVPPPLPRSSPNKSDSSHMNVKRLRWEQVENSEGTIWGQLGEDSDYDKLSDMVKYLDLELHFGTQKSPISIPEPAPQPETFKRKDVIEILSHKKAYNASILIAHLKLSPGELRQVLMTMSTNRLEPAHIKQLLLYAPDDEEVKQYAQYADNPSKLSEPDQFVLQMLSVPEYKTRLKSLHFKSVLQEKTEEMKIGYEYIYKASLELKNSRKLAKILEFVLAMGNYLNNGQPKGSKTTGFKINFLTELATTKTVDGKSTFLHILAKSLCQHFPEVLDFAKELMTVPLAAKVNQRNITSDMNDLHSTIQDIRFACQKMPATAEDRFAVVMSGFLENSHPAVQSLESLQQRAMEEFCKVASFFGEDGKITTTEAFFGIFAEFISKFDRAVMENQAAENPPRSPRMVSPLAL
- the grid2ipa gene encoding delphilin isoform X1, which produces MMRRFLKSQKGRFSLRQSRSGSRSASKDFYPNPQVLRDFPLNIELALPANNQGWPEDFGFKLGGDGPSYILSVVEGSSAYMAGLQPGDQVLEIDGQNVASLSTKALIALAQTLKTVPPSIGVVSRIEQLDITPGPDGRFGFTIVGDCPLLVEDCMLNSPAGRSGLRAGDYVMEVNGIPVKHHEMAAAMIKASQGRTLRLGVLRMNRWQKRTSSSMKETYQSGDIVRQDRKHKALEFNKKVEEILGEEPVVKERLFDLLKQYASERDVEQLASTLPEILITEEHQQLIDSIRIFIPKKHRQRFDEVVSQSLISRLRGRSFSEHRQSGLRRSRSEDHPERLLVSTRASSVPRTAHEDGVIPPSRGLRKTTSLIAGHSGAISNRRTVRVYKGNQSFGFTLRGHAPVWIDSVIPGSPAEKAGLKPGDRILFLNGLDMRNCAHEKVVAMLQGSGAMPSLVVEDGPPAFVLAEPEVLEASPRSRSPVLSSLQWVAEILPPSIRVHGRTFSQQLEHLLTLQERYTICKSLEAFFQHRNVDTLIVDVFPILDTPAKQVIWQFIYQLLTYEEQEHCQSKISRFLGYKVTLPVAEPEPPAPEPHRRSSSMKVTGTTYRSSVRGRSSDDLVIGTHLGMGIRTEPVELTSMRLAPGERQSGDGTSLPETPNNLTNLSAVYAELENVHVGKRSKSLKSRPPPAPETLIDIYPHPSIQSVRAKSSSPSVRASSGSRKLTSVQPPPPPPPPPQPLWTEPLPSPQGLCYPQELPSQGTAESNPYISLDSPPLSPPSPPDYPPSPPDYQPSPPIRKKRYTFSRPPRSADTDLFMEALTEQLGQQLSVDDFLSPENDYEEDVVQMTLQDEEDEEIEDEDEEEDEGPYIPPELSSASEMHSSSEDASSLTYSSSSEHIPPPPLTPPPPPPVQFNDPQPSTNFTPDQTPRQLTFRRHPGPPPPPPPRANPPPKRQSFNKVLPAREEFMVHQVIQEAQSLPVQPTSGHSQHPIQQMHQSLPPLPSPDISPSAVHSHMMYQMHHQAQQNQQDQQVYQIHQSHQGQHSHQLHQAQQSRQMHQSHQTHNTHQTQLSSSMDRLDKIERMELSDRHIYEVYQPQPMHPGHQTPLSHQQSHQVHLSSSMDRLDRLERIEHLERMERLERMERMERMERMERSERAERRAEIHQAHVSQPNPQAIRQTQQTPQPQSGYPSQHQVHQLHHVYQPNQPSPLIHQPHHIHQIEHIHQTQLVQSAPQYHVIHQPQQPHQTQILSTFQPLPPHQQISQQQTQQQQQQQQQSQQHHQSHPVHPTSQARQSPHPIQHQRHQHHHEVQSHTQPQPQSQPQEVSPMEPPPPPPLPPPCVPPPLPRSSPNKSDSSHMNVKRLRWEQVENSEGTIWGQLGEDSDYDKLSDMVKYLDLELHFGTQKSPISIPEPAPQPETFKRKDVIEILSHKKAYNASILIAHLKLSPGELRQVLMTMSTNRLEPAHIKQLLLYAPDDEEVKQYAQYADNPSKLSEPDQFVLQMLSVPEYKTRLKSLHFKSVLQEKTEEMKIGYEYIYKASLELKNSRKLAKILEFVLAMGNYLNNGQPKGSKTTGFKINFLTELATTKTVDGKSTFLHILAKSLCQHFPEVLDFAKELMTVPLAAKVNQRNITSDMNDLHSTIQDIRFACQKMPATAEDRFAVVMSGFLENSHPAVQSLESLQQRAMEEFCKVASFFGEDGKITTTEAFFGIFAEFISKFDRAVMENQAAENPPRSPRMVSPLAL
- the grid2ipa gene encoding delphilin isoform X2, translated to MGRDRSFSKHFRIFIPKKHRQRFDEVVSQSLISRLRGRSFSEHRQSGLRRSRSEDHPERLLVSTRASSVPRTAHEDGVIPPSRGLRKTTSLIAGHSGAISNRRTVRVYKGNQSFGFTLRGHAPVWIDSVIPGSPAEKAGLKPGDRILFLNGLDMRNCAHEKVVAMLQGSGAMPSLVVEDGPPAFVLAEPEVLEASPRSRSPVLSSLQWVAEILPPSIRVHGRTFSQQLEHLLTLQERYTICKSLEAFFQHRNVDTLIVDVFPILDTPAKQVIWQFIYQLLTYEEQEHCQSKISRFLGYKVTLPVAEPEPPAPEPHRRSSSMKVTGTTYRSSVRGRSSDDLVIGTHLGMGIRTEPVELTSMRLAPGERQSGDGTSLPETPNNLTNLSAVYAELENVHVGKRSKSLKSRPPPAPETLIDIYPHPSIQSVRAKSSSPSVRASSGSRKLTSVQPPPPPPPPPQPLWTEPLPSPQGLCYPQELPSQGTAESNPYISLDSPPLSPPSPPDYPPSPPDYQPSPPIRKKRYTFSRPPRSADTDLFMEALTEQLGQQLSVDDFLSPENDYEEDVVQMTLQDEEDEEIEDEDEEEDEGPYIPPELSSASEMHSSSEDASSLTYSSSSEHIPPPPLTPPPPPPVQFNDPQPSTNFTPDQTPRQLTFRRHPGPPPPPPPRANPPPKRQSFNKVLPAREEFMVHQVIQEAQSLPVQPTSGHSQHPIQQMHQSLPPLPSPDISPSAVHSHMMYQMHHQAQQNQQDQQVYQIHQSHQGQHSHQLHQAQQSRQMHQSHQTHNTHQTQLSSSMDRLDKIERMELSDRHIYEVYQPQPMHPGHQTPLSHQQSHQVHLSSSMDRLDRLERIEHLERMERLERMERMERMERMERSERAERRAEIHQAHVSQPNPQAIRQTQQTPQPQSGYPSQHQVHQLHHVYQPNQPSPLIHQPHHIHQIEHIHQTQLVQSAPQYHVIHQPQQPHQTQILSTFQPLPPHQQISQQQTQQQQQQQQQSQQHHQSHPVHPTSQARQSPHPIQHQRHQHHHEVQSHTQPQPQSQPQEVSPMEPPPPPPLPPPCVPPPLPRSSPNKSDSSHMNVKRLRWEQVENSEGTIWGQLGEDSDYDKLSDMVKYLDLELHFGTQKSPISIPEPAPQPETFKRKDVIEILSHKKAYNASILIAHLKLSPGELRQVLMTMSTNRLEPAHIKQLLLYAPDDEEVKQYAQYADNPSKLSEPDQFVLQMLSVPEYKTRLKSLHFKSVLQEKTEEMKIGYEYIYKASLELKNSRKLAKILEFVLAMGNYLNNGQPKGSKTTGFKINFLTELATTKTVDGKSTFLHILAKSLCQHFPEVLDFAKELMTVPLAAKVNQRNITSDMNDLHSTIQDIRFACQKMPATAEDRFAVVMSGFLENSHPAVQSLESLQQRAMEEFCKVASFFGEDGKITTTEAFFGIFAEFISKFDRAVMENQAAENPPRSPRMVSPLAL